One Micromonospora sp. WMMD1120 genomic region harbors:
- a CDS encoding spermidine/putrescine ABC transporter substrate-binding protein, with translation MRAPLRPFSRRALLTGTLGSTALLTTGGGLATGSLATGGSLALGGLAIGGLAGCGTRGAQQTEAGCVSEDLSGTEKTLAFSNWPQYLDVDERDESRRPTLDEFVSRSGIEVRYTEDINDNNEFFGKVRNQLAACQSTDRDIIVLSDWMAARMIRLGWVQKLDPAKIPNVRANLLPSLRDRTYDAESRIAIPWQCGLAGLAYNGNVTTEVRTVDELLTRPDLKGRVTALSEMRDTMGLLLGANGHDPANFTPAQFDDALAKLKRAVDSGQIRRFTGNDYAPELAKGDIAACIGWSGDVIQLAGEDARVRFVAPDSGVLLYSDDMLVPNRATHRGNAEALIDYYYEPAVAAKLAAYVNYICPVQGAQAEMEKIDPELAANPLIFPDEALLAKSTMFMALDEKQEREYESKFQQVIGA, from the coding sequence ATGCGCGCGCCCCTCCGGCCCTTCTCCCGGCGTGCACTGCTCACCGGCACTCTCGGCTCAACCGCGCTGCTCACCACCGGCGGCGGCCTCGCCACCGGCAGCCTCGCCACCGGCGGCAGTCTCGCCCTCGGTGGTCTCGCGATCGGCGGTCTGGCCGGCTGCGGCACCAGGGGCGCCCAGCAGACCGAGGCCGGCTGCGTCAGCGAGGACCTGTCCGGCACGGAGAAGACGCTCGCCTTCTCCAACTGGCCGCAGTACCTGGACGTGGACGAGAGGGACGAGTCCCGCCGACCCACCCTCGACGAGTTCGTCAGCAGGAGTGGCATCGAGGTTCGCTACACCGAGGACATCAACGACAACAACGAGTTCTTCGGCAAGGTGCGGAACCAGCTCGCCGCCTGCCAGAGCACCGACCGGGACATCATCGTGCTGAGCGACTGGATGGCGGCCCGGATGATCCGACTCGGCTGGGTCCAGAAGCTCGACCCGGCGAAGATTCCCAACGTACGGGCGAACCTGTTGCCGTCGCTGCGGGACCGCACCTACGACGCCGAGAGCCGGATCGCGATCCCGTGGCAGTGCGGCCTGGCCGGGTTGGCGTACAACGGCAACGTCACCACTGAGGTGCGGACGGTCGACGAGCTGCTGACCCGCCCCGACCTCAAGGGCAGGGTGACGGCGCTCAGCGAGATGCGCGACACGATGGGGCTGCTGCTCGGCGCGAACGGGCACGATCCGGCCAACTTCACGCCGGCCCAGTTCGACGACGCGCTCGCCAAGCTCAAGAGGGCCGTGGACTCCGGGCAGATTCGCAGGTTCACCGGCAACGACTACGCGCCGGAGCTGGCCAAGGGGGACATCGCCGCGTGCATCGGCTGGTCCGGGGACGTCATCCAACTGGCCGGTGAGGACGCCCGGGTCCGGTTCGTCGCGCCCGACTCCGGGGTGCTGCTGTACAGCGACGACATGTTGGTGCCCAACCGGGCCACCCACCGGGGCAACGCCGAGGCGCTCATCGACTACTACTACGAGCCGGCGGTCGCCGCGAAGCTCGCCGCGTACGTCAACTACATCTGCCCGGTGCAGGGCGCCCAGGCCGAGATGGAGAAGATCGACCCGGAGCTGGCGGCCAATCCGTTGATCTTCCCGGACGAGGCGCTGCTGGCGAAGTCCACGATGTTCATGGCCCTGGACGAGAAGCAGGAACGGGAGTACGAAAGCAAGTTCCAGCAGGTCATCGGAGCGTGA
- a CDS encoding DUF4331 domain-containing protein has translation MSSHREAPEIAKDPVADSSDLYAFVSPDKPDTVTLIANYVPLQLPSGGPNFFEFGDDVRYEIHIDNDGDGRPDVTYRFEFTTEITNPNSFLYNTGPIDSLDSKTWNRRQFYSLTRVADGRAHRLAHKLPCPPCNVGPLSTPKYAELVRQATFSLSTGERVFAGQRADGFFVDLGAIFDLGTLRPFQQLHVAGKKIFKAEGEPVNATDRMNVHSIAVQVPLERVRRAAKRYGAGDRASVIGVWTSASRRQVRVRGDRGGADTATGPFTQVSRLGNPLFNEVVVPMSKKDLWNSLPPSEDKRFAQFVEQPELAALLPALYPDVFPNLDKLNKSKKARADLVAILLTGVPAGLIDGFTNTTGDVQADMLRLNTAIAPNRRPDRFGVLGGDLAGFPNGRRVGDDVVSIALRAIAGVTVPLVDKTFRPDAAAAAVTPGLSAADVTAPFLAGFPYLGTPYDGFNNPPAGA, from the coding sequence ATGTCTTCCCACCGCGAGGCTCCGGAGATCGCCAAGGATCCGGTCGCCGACAGCTCCGACCTGTACGCGTTCGTCAGCCCCGACAAACCCGACACGGTCACGCTGATCGCCAACTACGTGCCGTTGCAGCTCCCGTCCGGGGGCCCGAACTTCTTCGAGTTCGGCGACGACGTGCGGTACGAGATCCATATCGACAACGACGGCGACGGCCGTCCGGATGTCACCTACCGGTTCGAATTCACCACCGAGATCACCAACCCGAACAGCTTTCTCTACAACACCGGCCCGATCGACTCGCTCGACAGCAAGACCTGGAACCGGCGGCAGTTCTACAGCCTGACGAGGGTCGCCGACGGTCGTGCGCACCGGCTGGCGCACAAGCTGCCCTGCCCGCCGTGCAACGTCGGCCCGCTCTCCACCCCGAAGTACGCCGAGCTGGTGCGACAGGCGACGTTCTCGCTCTCCACCGGCGAGCGGGTCTTCGCCGGGCAGCGCGCCGACGGCTTCTTCGTCGACCTGGGGGCGATCTTCGACCTCGGGACGCTGCGGCCGTTCCAGCAGCTGCACGTCGCCGGAAAGAAGATCTTCAAGGCCGAGGGTGAGCCGGTCAACGCCACCGACCGGATGAACGTGCACAGCATTGCCGTACAGGTGCCGCTGGAGCGGGTGCGCCGGGCGGCCAAGCGGTACGGTGCCGGCGATCGGGCGTCGGTCATCGGGGTGTGGACCTCGGCCTCGCGCCGGCAGGTGCGCGTACGCGGCGACCGGGGCGGCGCGGACACCGCCACCGGCCCGTTCACCCAGGTCTCCCGGCTGGGAAATCCGCTGTTCAACGAGGTCGTCGTGCCCATGTCCAAGAAGGACCTGTGGAACTCGCTGCCGCCCTCGGAGGACAAGCGGTTCGCGCAGTTCGTCGAGCAACCGGAGTTGGCCGCGCTGCTGCCGGCGCTCTACCCGGACGTCTTCCCCAACCTGGACAAACTCAACAAGTCCAAGAAGGCCCGCGCCGACCTGGTGGCGATCTTGCTCACCGGCGTGCCCGCCGGGCTGATCGACGGCTTCACCAACACGACCGGCGACGTACAGGCCGACATGCTGCGGCTGAACACCGCGATCGCCCCGAACCGACGCCCCGACCGGTTCGGGGTGCTCGGCGGCGACCTGGCCGGCTTCCCGAACGGGCGGCGGGTCGGCGACGACGTGGTCAGCATCGCGCTGCGGGCGATCGCCGGGGTGACGGTGCCGCTGGTGGACAAGACGTTCCGACCCGACGCGGCGGCCGCCGCGGTCACCCCGGGGTTGAGCGCCGCCGACGTCACCGCGCCGTTCCTGGCAGGCTTCCCCTACCTGGGTACGCCGTACGACGGGTTCAACAACCCGCCGGCGGGTGCCTGA
- a CDS encoding DUF3499 domain-containing protein: protein MRSPRRCSRNGCPRQAVATLTYVYNESTAVVGPLAAFAEPHTYDLCEPHARSLTAPRGWDVVRHEGEFEPPPPTTDDLVALAEAVREAARPAPRPPEDPKDRSHPDQSPSTGRRGHLRVIPPNH from the coding sequence GTGAGGTCACCACGGCGCTGCTCCCGTAACGGCTGCCCCCGGCAAGCGGTCGCCACATTGACCTATGTCTACAACGAGTCGACAGCGGTGGTGGGTCCGCTGGCGGCGTTCGCCGAGCCGCACACGTACGACCTGTGCGAGCCGCACGCCCGCAGCCTGACCGCCCCTCGTGGCTGGGACGTCGTCCGGCACGAGGGCGAGTTCGAGCCCCCGCCGCCCACCACCGACGACCTGGTGGCGCTCGCCGAAGCGGTCCGCGAAGCCGCCCGCCCGGCCCCGCGTCCTCCGGAGGACCCCAAGGACCGGTCCCACCCCGACCAGTCCCCCTCCACCGGCCGCCGAGGCCACCTCCGCGTAATCCCCCCCAACCACTAA
- a CDS encoding WhiB family transcriptional regulator: protein MDGQLEVADLLGNAPEWQERALCSQTDPEAFFPEKGGSTREAKRICSRCEVKTECLEYALGHDERFGIWGGLSERERRKLKRRAA from the coding sequence ATGGACGGCCAGCTTGAGGTGGCCGACCTGCTCGGAAACGCGCCGGAGTGGCAGGAGCGGGCGCTCTGCTCGCAGACCGACCCCGAGGCGTTCTTTCCCGAGAAGGGCGGCTCGACCAGGGAGGCGAAGCGGATCTGCTCGCGCTGCGAGGTCAAAACCGAATGCCTCGAATACGCTCTGGGCCACGACGAGCGGTTCGGCATCTGGGGTGGGCTCTCCGAGCGGGAGCGGCGCAAGTTGAAGCGGCGGGCCGCCTGA
- a CDS encoding G5 domain-containing protein has protein sequence MQPPQNLRPNWFRRASPASRAAVILGSVALSILLLCCTGAGIVGALTDEPEPTRTGAAAEQAQQPIVAASTEPTEETPTPAASPEAVPSDAPPPSAPPPSAAAPVVRVTTVTEKTTIRYAERTVQDSSLAEGKRVVRTKGVNGMRTLTYEVTTTDGVRTAKKLVTSTVTKRPVTQVVAVGTKKPQASRCDPNYSGCVPVASDVDCAGGSGNGPAYVSGVVKVIGTDIYDLDRDNDGYGCD, from the coding sequence ATGCAACCACCACAGAATCTCCGACCGAACTGGTTCCGCCGAGCCAGCCCCGCCAGTCGGGCCGCCGTGATCCTCGGCTCGGTGGCCCTGTCGATCCTGTTGCTCTGCTGCACCGGCGCCGGCATCGTCGGCGCGCTCACCGACGAGCCGGAGCCCACCCGCACCGGCGCCGCAGCCGAGCAGGCGCAGCAGCCCATCGTGGCGGCGTCCACCGAGCCGACCGAGGAGACTCCCACACCGGCGGCGTCGCCGGAGGCCGTACCCTCCGACGCCCCGCCGCCGTCCGCCCCGCCGCCGTCCGCCGCCGCACCCGTCGTGCGGGTGACGACGGTGACGGAGAAGACCACCATCAGGTACGCCGAGCGGACCGTGCAGGACTCCTCGTTGGCCGAGGGCAAGCGCGTCGTCCGGACGAAGGGTGTGAACGGCATGCGCACCCTGACGTACGAGGTCACCACCACGGACGGCGTGCGGACGGCCAAGAAGCTGGTCACCTCGACGGTGACGAAGCGGCCGGTGACCCAGGTCGTCGCCGTCGGCACCAAGAAGCCACAGGCGTCCAGGTGCGACCCGAACTACAGCGGCTGCGTCCCGGTCGCCAGCGACGTCGACTGCGCCGGCGGCAGCGGCAACGGCCCGGCCTACGTCAGCGGCGTCGTCAAGGTCATCGGCACCGACATCTACGACCTGGACCGCGACAACGACGGCTACGGCTGCGACTAG
- a CDS encoding ABC transporter ATP-binding protein codes for MVRETPGGDLRLVDLTKRFGVVPAVDGLGLTVREGSFFALLGASGCGKTTTLRMVAGLEAPTSGRVLLGDRDITGLRPYRRPVNTVFQSYALFPHLTVFENVAFGLRRRGIRPVHDEVTRMLSLVQLDAYLDRRPAQLSGGQQQRVALARALVNRPQVLLLDEPLGALDLTLRRRMQVELKRIQTEVGVTFVHVTHDQEEAMSMADTVAVMNAGRIEQQGSPADIYEFPATAFVANFLGQSNLLDGEATGVSGGDVAVTAHGARFSVPAGRCRAEHGPVQLGVRPEKLRLVGSADQVPVGHQHVTGVVTDASYLGVSTQYLLRTGWGAELSVFAANSGAATPMPVGSTAVAHWDPRHAFLLRASS; via the coding sequence ATGGTGCGCGAGACCCCCGGCGGCGACCTGCGGCTGGTCGACCTCACCAAACGGTTCGGCGTCGTGCCCGCTGTCGACGGCCTCGGCCTGACCGTCCGGGAGGGCTCGTTCTTCGCCCTGCTCGGCGCGTCCGGCTGCGGCAAGACCACCACCCTGCGGATGGTCGCCGGCCTGGAGGCGCCGACCAGTGGTCGGGTGCTGCTCGGCGACCGGGACATCACCGGGTTGCGACCGTACCGGCGACCGGTGAACACCGTGTTCCAGAGTTACGCGCTCTTCCCGCACCTCACCGTCTTCGAGAACGTCGCGTTCGGGCTGCGTCGGCGCGGCATCCGTCCGGTCCACGACGAGGTCACCCGGATGCTGTCGTTGGTGCAGCTCGACGCTTACCTCGACCGCCGTCCCGCGCAGCTCTCCGGCGGCCAGCAGCAACGGGTCGCGCTGGCCCGCGCGCTGGTCAACCGTCCGCAGGTGCTCCTGCTCGACGAGCCGCTGGGCGCGCTCGACCTGACCCTGCGCCGGCGGATGCAGGTCGAGCTGAAGCGCATCCAGACCGAGGTCGGCGTCACCTTCGTCCACGTCACCCACGACCAGGAGGAGGCCATGAGCATGGCCGACACGGTAGCGGTGATGAACGCCGGCCGGATCGAGCAGCAGGGCTCCCCGGCCGACATCTACGAGTTTCCCGCCACCGCGTTCGTCGCGAACTTCCTCGGCCAGTCCAACCTGCTCGACGGCGAGGCCACCGGCGTCAGTGGCGGCGACGTCGCGGTGACGGCGCACGGCGCGCGCTTCTCGGTGCCCGCCGGCCGCTGCCGGGCCGAGCACGGTCCGGTCCAGCTGGGGGTACGCCCGGAGAAGCTGCGTCTGGTCGGCTCCGCCGACCAGGTGCCCGTGGGGCATCAGCACGTCACCGGAGTCGTCACCGATGCCTCGTACCTGGGGGTCAGCACCCAGTACCTGCTGCGCACCGGCTGGGGCGCCGAGCTGTCGGTGTTCGCCGCCAACAGCGGCGCGGCGACGCCGATGCCGGTCGGCAGCACCGCTGTGGCGCACTGGGATCCACGGCACGCCTTCCTGCTGCGTGCGTCGTCGTGA
- a CDS encoding DUF397 domain-containing protein: MDMTEARWRTATRSSNNGGACVEVADNLPGRVLVRDSKDPDGGALTFPPAAWRSFVEAVRSPTPGR, from the coding sequence ATGGACATGACCGAAGCCCGCTGGCGCACCGCGACCCGCAGCAGCAACAACGGCGGTGCCTGTGTCGAGGTGGCCGACAACCTGCCCGGTCGGGTGCTGGTGCGCGACAGCAAAGACCCCGACGGCGGCGCCCTGACCTTCCCGCCGGCCGCGTGGAGGTCCTTCGTCGAGGCCGTCCGATCACCGACCCCCGGCCGCTGA
- a CDS encoding ABC transporter permease: protein MRVSRWLADRWVLVVALLVLGYLALPILVVAALSFNRPSSRLSYDFNEFTLDNWRRPCATSDMCDAVLRSVQIGFLATVAATLLGTLMAFALVRHRFRGRSGINALVVLPMATPEVVLGTSLLALFVSAGVPQGFWTIVIAHVLFCVSFVVVTVRARLAGMDRRLEEAAMDLYATEWQTFRRITLPLALPGIAAAALLSFSLSFDDFIVTNFTAGTTVTFPMYVWGAAQRGIPPQVNVVGTAMFGIALLLVGVASLTGRRARPGAGRPADGIATDPPPPLEARSRTP from the coding sequence GTGAGGGTGTCGCGCTGGTTGGCGGACCGCTGGGTGCTGGTCGTGGCGCTGCTGGTGCTCGGCTACCTGGCGCTGCCGATCCTCGTGGTGGCGGCGCTGTCGTTCAACCGGCCGTCCAGCCGGCTGTCGTACGACTTCAACGAGTTCACGCTGGACAACTGGCGGCGACCGTGTGCCACCTCAGACATGTGCGACGCCGTGCTCCGCAGCGTGCAGATCGGCTTCCTCGCCACAGTGGCCGCCACGTTGCTCGGCACGCTGATGGCGTTCGCGTTGGTCCGGCACCGCTTCCGTGGCCGGTCCGGCATCAACGCGCTGGTCGTCCTGCCGATGGCCACCCCGGAGGTGGTGCTGGGCACGTCGCTGCTGGCGCTGTTCGTGTCCGCCGGGGTGCCGCAGGGCTTCTGGACCATCGTGATCGCACACGTGCTGTTCTGCGTGTCGTTCGTGGTGGTCACGGTGCGGGCGCGGCTGGCGGGAATGGACCGGCGGCTGGAGGAGGCCGCCATGGACCTGTACGCCACCGAGTGGCAGACCTTCCGGCGGATCACGCTGCCGTTGGCGCTGCCCGGCATCGCCGCCGCCGCGCTGCTGTCGTTCTCGTTGAGCTTCGACGACTTCATCGTCACGAACTTCACCGCCGGCACCACCGTCACCTTCCCGATGTACGTCTGGGGCGCCGCCCAGCGCGGCATCCCACCCCAGGTGAACGTCGTCGGTACCGCGATGTTCGGCATCGCGTTGCTGCTGGTCGGCGTCGCCTCGCTGACCGGTCGGCGGGCCCGACCCGGTGCGGGCCGGCCCGCTGACGGCATCGCGACAGATCCGCCGCCACCGTTGGAGGCGCGGTCGCGTACCCCATAG
- a CDS encoding DUF5753 domain-containing protein: protein MAEAGETVESLAAQVSVDPKTAGRWLATGSVPHPRTRIAVARILGRDAADLWPEPFRRRDLPWFRPWAELEQDATGFRWYEPSLVPGLLQTEGYARAVLNTGGLVAPSEVDLIVAGRLERQAVLGRDDPPQLVVVIDEVVLRRLVGDRAVMAGQLAHLAVVAEWEHVQVRVIPADGPWHTGLAGPFVLGRLPDGTELAYLDNQLRGQVVTDPVDVASLGRRWESVAGEALPQRRSTELIREVATTWT, encoded by the coding sequence ATGGCGGAGGCGGGGGAGACTGTCGAGTCACTTGCCGCGCAGGTGAGCGTCGATCCCAAAACGGCTGGGCGGTGGCTTGCCACCGGGAGCGTTCCTCATCCGCGTACCCGGATCGCGGTGGCCCGGATCCTCGGCCGGGACGCGGCCGACCTCTGGCCTGAGCCGTTTCGCCGCCGGGACCTGCCGTGGTTCCGGCCGTGGGCCGAGCTGGAGCAGGACGCCACCGGCTTCCGGTGGTATGAGCCGTCGCTCGTGCCGGGCCTGCTCCAGACCGAGGGATACGCGCGGGCGGTGCTCAACACCGGCGGGCTGGTCGCACCGTCCGAGGTGGACCTCATCGTGGCCGGCCGCCTCGAACGGCAGGCGGTCCTGGGCCGCGATGACCCGCCGCAGCTCGTGGTGGTGATCGACGAGGTGGTGCTGCGTCGACTGGTCGGCGACCGCGCCGTGATGGCCGGGCAGTTGGCCCACCTGGCGGTGGTCGCGGAGTGGGAACACGTGCAGGTCCGCGTCATCCCGGCCGACGGCCCGTGGCACACCGGCCTGGCCGGCCCCTTCGTGCTGGGCCGCCTGCCCGACGGGACGGAATTGGCCTATCTCGACAACCAGCTCCGCGGCCAGGTCGTGACCGATCCCGTCGACGTGGCTAGCCTGGGACGCAGGTGGGAGAGTGTCGCCGGCGAGGCGTTACCGCAACGCCGGTCGACCGAGCTGATCAGGGAAGTGGCCACGACATGGACATGA
- a CDS encoding phospholipase codes for MHEHAYGPTETGTVVLELGGDTGALIIYTSPDLRGREIEISRGDERRVHSAVRERRVRDGSFHSALYPELPGGTYTVWWDDRTPAGTISVHGGEIAEFTWPSSAFEVAG; via the coding sequence ATGCACGAGCACGCGTACGGACCCACCGAGACCGGCACTGTCGTTCTCGAACTGGGCGGCGACACCGGCGCTCTGATCATCTACACGAGCCCCGATCTGCGGGGCCGGGAGATCGAGATCAGTCGTGGCGACGAGCGGCGGGTTCACTCGGCGGTGCGGGAACGTCGGGTGCGGGACGGCTCGTTCCACAGTGCGCTCTATCCCGAGCTGCCCGGCGGCACCTATACCGTTTGGTGGGACGACCGTACGCCCGCCGGGACGATTTCTGTCCATGGTGGAGAGATAGCCGAGTTCACGTGGCCGAGCAGCGCTTTTGAGGTCGCCGGCTGA
- a CDS encoding DUF559 domain-containing protein, which yields MATQLWRTDALMRELTVGRLRTRLGREELFRVRRGIYADQVCGDDDVLRALLLRLPDGAMLARQSAARRHGFGVLREDLVHIHLPAEVWKPRLPGVVVHRSVLPVRPVYVGGLPCVPAARCAVELARAVRRLDALPVLDAALRSGVVTRDELLAEAAAHDGLRGVRQVRQLIPLADGRAECRQESQLRLILIDGRLPPPEPQLWVMDRQGIPLYRLDLGYRERRIGIEYDGLSHLNRERLGRDRERVNWLAAAGWRMRYFTDRDLYRRPHHITATIRTALG from the coding sequence ATGGCTACTCAGTTGTGGCGCACCGACGCGCTGATGCGGGAGCTCACCGTCGGGCGACTACGCACCCGGCTCGGTCGCGAGGAGCTGTTCCGGGTGCGCAGAGGCATCTACGCCGATCAGGTCTGTGGTGACGACGACGTGCTTCGGGCGTTGCTGCTCCGGCTGCCCGACGGGGCGATGTTGGCACGGCAGAGCGCCGCCCGCCGGCACGGGTTCGGTGTGCTGAGGGAGGATCTGGTCCATATTCACCTGCCTGCCGAGGTGTGGAAGCCCCGGCTGCCCGGTGTGGTCGTACACCGGTCGGTTTTGCCTGTGCGGCCCGTGTACGTCGGCGGCCTGCCCTGCGTGCCGGCGGCGCGCTGTGCCGTTGAGCTGGCCCGCGCTGTACGACGGCTCGACGCCCTGCCGGTCCTCGATGCCGCGCTCCGGTCCGGGGTGGTCACCCGGGACGAGCTGCTGGCGGAGGCCGCGGCGCACGACGGTCTGCGTGGCGTACGGCAGGTGCGGCAGCTCATACCCCTGGCGGACGGCCGGGCGGAGTGTCGGCAGGAGAGCCAACTGCGGCTGATCCTGATCGACGGCAGGTTGCCTCCACCTGAGCCGCAGTTGTGGGTGATGGACCGCCAGGGGATCCCGCTGTACCGGCTGGACCTGGGTTATCGCGAGCGTCGGATCGGCATCGAGTACGACGGGCTGTCGCACCTGAATCGTGAACGCCTCGGGCGGGACCGGGAGCGGGTCAACTGGCTGGCCGCGGCCGGCTGGAGGATGCGGTACTTCACCGACCGCGACCTCTACCGCCGTCCCCATCACATCACCGCAACGATCCGCACCGCCCTCGGCTGA
- a CDS encoding response regulator transcription factor, translated as MRVLVADDERLLADMVAEGLRRLSMAVDVCYDGDGALERVGVHRYDVAVLDRDMPGHTGDEVCRSIADSQVGTRVLLLTAAAGIRDRVEGLGLGADDYLTKPFAFAELVARVQALGRRSTPALPPVLSRDGLALDVGRHVATRDGRPLALSPKEFAVLHVLLRADGQVVSAEELLEQAWDEFADPFTNAVRVTVMTLRKKLGDPAIIHTVPKAGYRIGGPA; from the coding sequence GTGCGGGTGCTGGTGGCGGACGACGAACGGTTGTTGGCGGACATGGTGGCCGAAGGGCTGCGTCGCCTGTCGATGGCCGTCGACGTCTGCTACGACGGGGACGGCGCGCTGGAGCGGGTCGGGGTGCACCGCTACGACGTCGCGGTGCTGGACCGGGACATGCCCGGGCACACCGGGGACGAGGTGTGTCGCAGCATCGCCGACTCGCAGGTCGGCACCCGGGTGCTGCTGCTCACCGCGGCGGCCGGCATCCGGGACCGGGTGGAGGGGCTCGGTCTCGGCGCTGACGACTACCTGACCAAGCCGTTCGCCTTCGCCGAACTGGTGGCCCGGGTGCAGGCGCTCGGCCGCCGCTCCACCCCGGCGCTGCCCCCGGTGCTCAGCCGGGACGGCCTGGCGCTCGACGTGGGCCGGCACGTGGCCACCCGGGACGGCCGCCCGCTCGCGTTGAGCCCGAAGGAGTTCGCGGTGCTGCACGTGCTGCTGCGGGCGGACGGGCAGGTGGTGAGCGCCGAGGAGTTGCTGGAGCAGGCGTGGGACGAGTTCGCCGATCCGTTCACCAACGCCGTACGGGTCACCGTCATGACCCTGCGCAAGAAGCTCGGTGACCCCGCGATCATCCACACCGTGCCGAAGGCCGGCTACCGCATCGGCGGCCCGGCGTGA
- a CDS encoding ABC transporter permease → MTRPARSRLLPYLLLLPGAAWLLLFFGVPLAQLAAASLYDSSGSLATGYAMTWAFGNYPDVVQAYWPQFLRSFGYAGLALVLALLLGYPLAYAIALKSGRWRNLLLVCVVAPMFTSFLVRTLAWKTILSDSGALVGFLRDVHLLAPDGRLLATPFAVVLGLTYNFLPFLVLPLYASLERLDRRLLEAAADLYASGAQAFRRVTLPLSRPGLVAGMLLFFIPASGDYINAELLGTPNEYMIGNVIDSAFLVRLDYPQGAALSFLLMAVILVVVVGYLRRVGPEEVR, encoded by the coding sequence GTGACCCGACCGGCCCGGAGCCGTCTCCTGCCGTACCTCCTGCTGCTGCCCGGTGCGGCCTGGCTGCTGCTCTTCTTCGGCGTGCCGCTGGCCCAGCTCGCGGCGGCCAGCCTGTACGACAGCAGCGGCTCACTCGCCACCGGCTACGCGATGACCTGGGCGTTCGGCAACTACCCGGACGTGGTGCAGGCGTACTGGCCGCAGTTCCTGCGCTCGTTCGGCTACGCCGGGTTGGCGCTGGTGCTGGCGCTGCTGCTGGGCTACCCGTTGGCGTACGCCATCGCGCTGAAGTCCGGCCGGTGGCGGAACCTGCTGCTGGTCTGCGTCGTCGCGCCGATGTTCACCAGCTTCCTGGTCCGCACACTGGCCTGGAAGACGATCCTGTCGGACAGCGGCGCGCTGGTGGGCTTCCTGCGTGACGTACACCTGCTCGCCCCGGACGGCCGGCTGCTGGCGACACCGTTCGCGGTGGTGCTCGGCCTGACCTACAACTTCCTGCCGTTCCTGGTGTTGCCGCTGTACGCGAGCCTGGAGCGGCTGGACCGTCGGCTGCTGGAGGCGGCCGCCGACCTGTACGCGAGCGGGGCGCAGGCGTTCCGTCGGGTGACACTGCCGCTGTCCCGCCCCGGCCTGGTCGCCGGCATGCTGCTGTTCTTCATTCCGGCCAGCGGCGACTACATCAATGCGGAGCTGCTGGGCACCCCGAACGAATACATGATCGGCAACGTCATCGACTCGGCGTTCCTGGTCCGGTTGGACTACCCGCAGGGCGCGGCGCTGTCCTTCCTGCTGATGGCGGTGATCCTGGTCGTGGTCGTCGGCTACCTGCGCCGGGTCGGCCCGGAGGAGGTCCGGTGA
- a CDS encoding metallopeptidase family protein has product MTSPEHRRPGSGRRAHRDRHGRGLRGRLVPATVPLARTKAEVFDDLVLDTVETLERRFAKELAGVEFAVEDVPPDLNVYDSDVLEDGEVPLARLLPGRPGRQEVPPRIVLYRRPLEFRAMDREDLADLVHDVIIEQVANLLGVDPDELA; this is encoded by the coding sequence ATGACGAGCCCGGAACACCGCCGCCCCGGCTCCGGTCGGCGCGCGCACCGTGACCGGCACGGGCGCGGCCTGCGGGGGCGGCTGGTGCCGGCCACCGTACCGTTGGCGCGGACCAAGGCCGAGGTCTTCGACGACCTGGTGCTGGACACCGTCGAGACGCTGGAGCGTCGGTTCGCCAAGGAGCTGGCCGGGGTCGAGTTCGCGGTCGAGGATGTGCCGCCCGACCTGAACGTCTACGACTCCGATGTGCTGGAGGACGGCGAGGTCCCGTTGGCCCGGCTGCTGCCCGGCCGTCCGGGCCGACAGGAGGTGCCGCCGCGGATCGTGCTGTACCGGCGGCCTCTCGAGTTCCGGGCGATGGACCGTGAGGACCTCGCCGACCTCGTGCATGACGTGATCATCGAACAGGTGGCGAACCTCCTCGGGGTCGACCCCGACGAACTCGCCTGA